A DNA window from Luteolibacter luteus contains the following coding sequences:
- a CDS encoding amino acid adenylation domain-containing protein, producing MTASPLTQEGLLLDGLLNRFLTRAQDRPDDIAAISGADALSLRELDQRSNRLARRLQELGARPGAYVGIGLDRSVDLIVALLAVVKSGAAYVPLDPAYPQARLEHMISSAGLETVVTSASLADGFLSAGAAQVSDIALSADREVSADPVISYATPDDPLYAIFTSGSTGQPKAASVFRRSFANLLDWYVHELDLGADDCTLVISSPSFDLTQKNFFAPLLTGGRVLLDDCRTYDISRISRLIREHRVTLVNCTPSAFYPLVDAAASEDYAALRSIRFAVLGGEPISIPRLRAWLEHPACPAEIVNTYGPTECTDICAFHRMHRGNLDAFGFVPLGREIPNVIVTIRDEDLAVVPDGELGELCISGAGLGGGYLNDEDRTRKSFALAGALYRTGDLARRLPCGTLEFRGRADHQVKVNGFRIELGEIELALEQHEGVRQAVVIARDGRLIGHLKGTVDAAILKGFLAERLPAYMIPGEFHFAESFPLTPNGKVDRLALAESNRSDEAHEVREEGLLGRILTLWSQVLERPVNDTEANFFDLGGTSIHLAVVHLRLRELTGRDLAITDLFARPSAKSLADFLSPQAAANAAPSAQDRARLQQAGLARFRRPTPR from the coding sequence ATGACCGCTTCCCCCCTCACGCAGGAAGGCCTCCTGCTGGACGGCCTGTTGAACCGCTTCCTCACGCGCGCGCAGGACCGGCCCGATGACATCGCTGCCATTTCCGGCGCGGACGCCCTCAGCCTGCGGGAACTCGACCAGCGCTCAAACCGGCTGGCGCGGCGGCTTCAGGAACTGGGCGCGCGGCCCGGCGCCTACGTCGGCATAGGCCTCGATAGATCGGTGGACCTGATCGTCGCTCTGCTCGCCGTGGTCAAATCGGGGGCCGCCTACGTGCCGCTGGACCCGGCCTACCCTCAAGCGCGGCTGGAACACATGATTTCCTCCGCCGGTCTCGAAACGGTGGTCACCAGCGCCTCCCTTGCGGATGGCTTCCTCAGCGCGGGGGCCGCTCAAGTATCGGACATCGCGCTTTCCGCGGACCGGGAGGTCTCTGCCGACCCCGTGATCTCCTACGCGACCCCGGACGATCCCTTATATGCGATCTTCACCTCGGGCTCAACCGGCCAACCAAAGGCAGCCTCGGTCTTCCGAAGGAGTTTCGCCAACCTCCTGGACTGGTACGTCCACGAACTGGATCTCGGAGCGGACGATTGCACGTTGGTCATCAGCTCCCCGAGCTTTGATCTGACCCAGAAGAATTTCTTCGCCCCCCTGCTCACCGGCGGGCGTGTGCTACTGGACGATTGCAGGACCTACGATATCTCCCGTATTTCGCGGCTGATTCGCGAACACCGCGTAACGCTGGTGAACTGCACTCCGAGTGCTTTCTATCCCCTGGTGGATGCAGCAGCATCGGAGGATTACGCAGCGTTGCGCTCCATCCGTTTTGCAGTGCTGGGAGGCGAACCCATTTCGATACCGCGCCTGCGGGCTTGGCTGGAGCATCCGGCCTGCCCAGCGGAGATCGTGAACACCTACGGCCCGACAGAGTGTACGGACATCTGTGCCTTTCACCGGATGCATCGTGGGAATCTGGACGCTTTCGGCTTCGTGCCATTGGGCCGCGAGATCCCGAATGTGATCGTGACGATCCGGGACGAGGATCTGGCCGTGGTGCCCGACGGGGAACTCGGCGAGCTGTGCATCTCCGGGGCCGGCTTGGGCGGAGGCTACCTCAACGACGAGGATCGCACCCGAAAGAGCTTTGCCTTGGCGGGAGCACTCTATCGCACGGGAGACCTCGCTCGCAGGCTACCCTGCGGGACTTTGGAATTCCGAGGACGTGCCGACCATCAGGTGAAGGTGAATGGCTTCCGGATCGAGCTCGGAGAGATCGAGCTGGCCTTGGAACAGCATGAGGGCGTGCGCCAGGCGGTCGTCATCGCGCGGGACGGACGATTGATCGGACACCTCAAGGGAACGGTCGATGCGGCGATCCTAAAAGGCTTTCTGGCAGAGCGGCTGCCCGCCTATATGATTCCGGGTGAGTTCCACTTTGCGGAGAGCTTTCCGCTCACCCCGAACGGGAAGGTGGACCGCTTGGCCTTGGCCGAGTCAAATCGTTCGGATGAAGCCCATGAGGTCCGCGAAGAGGGTCTGCTAGGCCGGATCCTCACCCTCTGGTCCCAGGTGCTGGAACGCCCCGTCAACGATACTGAAGCGAACTTCTTCGATTTGGGGGGAACCTCGATCCATCTGGCAGTAGTCCACCTCCGCTTGCGCGAGCTGACCGGCCGCGACTTGGCAATCACCGATCTCTTTGCCCGCCCGAGTGCGAAGTCGCTGGCGGATTTCCTTTCCCCGCAGGCCGCGGCGAATGCGGCACCGAGTGCCCAAGACCGGGCACGCTTGCAACAAGCGGGGCTTGCCCGCTTCCGTCGTCCCACCCCCCGCTGA
- a CDS encoding non-ribosomal peptide synthetase/type I polyketide synthase — protein MNEELPPPEAIAVIGMAGRFPGAANPDEFWQNLIAGKDSITRFESRVESDGSKYVGARSMIEHADLFDASFFGIYPKEAELMDPQHRVFLECAWEAIEHAGYDPGAYPGMIGVYAGLSLNTYLLHNLGKAKELAKNYQVSEYQTMLGNDKDFLPVRVSYKLNLRGPSMTIQTACSTSLVAICQAATSLLTYQCDMALAGGVSISFPQQRDYRYTEEGMVSGDGTVRAFDEKANGTVFGHGCGVVLLKRLSEAVADRDSILAVIKGWAVNNDGSDKIGFAAPGLNAQADVIALAQASAGVNPQDVSYIEAHGTGTPLGDPIEIAALTKAFRAGGATGNGYCAIGTGKTHIGHLDVAAGVTGLIKTIQQFRHGKIPALLHFTAPNPRIDFANSPLAPVAETRDWLPNGSPRIAGVSAFGVGGTNAHVVMEEAPAIESSPEGRKKQLLVLSAKTATALDAMAENLAKHLESNDRLADTSYTLATGRRAFAFRRHVVAADAGEAVAKLREAAKSNAAPKSAKVAFLFPGQGSQYPDMGRAIYDSEPAFRAAVDECAGHLQHHLGLDIRATLYPAEGDRAAAEERIHQTSLTQPCIFVVEYALAKLWISWGIEPSLLIGHSIGEYVAAVLAGTFSLPDALRLLSVRARLMQSLPSGAMLAVRQGIDELEMPKDVDLAAINSPKLCTVSGSHEAIAAFQAQLEEKKIACRQLKTSHGFHSVMMEPIVAPFTEEAARVTANAPGIPWISTCTGKAVDAATLADPAYWARQLRHEVRFTDALATAFVDEGLILLEVGPGQALAPFARQHPARGNSIVISTLPSSSEDLGDLLNAAGELWKNGAPLDWSAFFSGQERARVHLPTYPFERQSFWIDRSQEAENPQPRNEIQNSISSAAPAVSPTPPQPMSAPLDRRPGLAAKLRAIVLELSGVAVDDDGATFTELGFDSLFLTQASQAIQSRFGVKITFRQMLGDLSSVASIATHLDAELPAEAAATPAAPAVAAAPAPLPQPVAGGSTIEQLMANQIQLMQALLESQRGGPPAAAPLPPASNQPEVKWPANHTRTTVANARFGPYKPIDKGENGGLTGTQQKALDELISRYVRKTASSKAYTAEHRDHYADPRAVAGFKSLWKEMVYPIVSERSKGAKIWDIDGNEYVDITMGFGTYFFGHSPDWLVEAVEKQLKTGIEIGPQSPIAGKLAKAIAELTNMDRVTFCNTGSEAVMAAMRLSRTITGRTRIAYFTGDYHGMFEEVLVRGAWVDGVYKAQPIAPGIPQSLVENILVLDYADPASLEILRAHAHELAAVMVEPVQSRAPGLQPREFMQEVRAITKASGTALIFDEVVTGFRCHPGGAQAYFGVEADLATYGKVIGGGMPIGVLAGKREYMDALDGGAWNYGDDSFPEVGVTFFAGTFVRHPLALAAAWRVVEHLKGEGPRLQIEVTERVDRLCRTLNQHFENIGVPIRLPHFSAYAVVEHAPDLKYASLLWYFLRERGVHIWEGRPLYFTTAHTDEDLDRVVRGFVGAVEDMQAAGFLPAPATIGHEAPAVFPRRDVAVTTEAQREIFHSLMMGDEANCSYNESNIIRFEGELDTAALHAALLDLVVRHPALRSTISEDGQQQLFHAAPRALEITEHDFSVLTADAREMHWAQIKEDETRTPFNLTHGPLLRLQLARLSPASHELLFTAHHMVCDGWSFGMLLMELANAYNARKAGRLPMLPPAMSFADYARHEVANKNSEDRMQAENFWVAKFSNGAPVLELPTDRPRPQVKTYAGAMEAITLDPDRYARLKKASPKLGGTLFATLLGTFATLLHRLTGQEDLVIGVPAAGQTRIGRDELVGHCLNFLPLRLNATANRPFRTFAAEVKEQVLEAYDHQDYTFGSLLKKLTLPRDTSRLPLVTVMFNIDKSGVDQIGFDGLGFDVATNPKRHVNFDLFFNLVQTDGRMIVECEYNTDLHDAATIRRWLGCFEQLIESTIQDGDLPLQSLPILNAEESQRVLVDWNATQRQYAKSASLPCLISQVAARLPEKVALRCGETSLTYSQLEQRATELAARLQSAGVKHGDLVGIHLERSTDMVAGLLGILKCGAAYVPMDPAFPAERLGFMVEDAHMPVILSQTSLHRELPASSAKVLLTDELSGDASSFVPMEVGAEDIAYVIFTSGSTGRPKGVRIPHRAVVNFLNSMRREPGLTPDDVLLSVTTLSFDISGLEIFLPLTTGAETVIATREITIDGNRLAESITRQDITILQATPATWRLLLEAGWAGKAGFKALVGGEAVPRDLVNRLAALCGEVWNVYGPTETTIWSTTAKVTSGEGPVTIGRPIDNTQVYIVNPAMLPQPTGIAGELLIGGDGLAEGYHERPDLTADRFISTPLQGGKLYRTGDLARWNPDGSIECLGRMDYQVKVRGFRIELGDIEAHLEQHASVAQAVAHVHDGRLVAYVKPGANGNPGNGTAIWQDQWDLLYKSAIDQSGSEKLDRLDSVIAGWAGIDDIDAQVNEWIDMTTMRLRQYRPRRIFEIGCGTGQILARFAPEAECYWAADISKVAIDALAKSQPLPQVKLFHRPADDFTEIPEQYFDTVVINSVAQYFPDASYLALVLQGAARTLKPGGRIFLGDIQGNALLAAHHAEILHERAPAGTSCGQLRDKLRQRLSRETELSLDPAWFDRVDIPGLAHVEIQLRRGKLANETTTYHYDVILHIGEKPPVQLVTKWREWQRLNLEQLEAILAEGPEEIAISGIPDARLSSPLGYLRAVEHSPEDSPLPFIPSPPSSAVSAEDLHAVAEASGYRAHARWRGNGTAGLIDAVFLPAGNANLPLWPIQSTPAPLANEPYHDKAGSPGGDFTPELRKHLTGKLPDYMIPTAFVVLDHFPLTPNGKVDRKALPAPGASDESQTREITAPKNETERQLAEIWGQVLGLNEIGTLDDIFELGGDSILIFQITTRAARAGLTLTPAQVFRLRNIAALAAELNTASEAAPATTAIQRVNRDAYRRKL, from the coding sequence ATGAACGAAGAACTTCCCCCGCCCGAGGCCATCGCCGTGATCGGCATGGCTGGCCGCTTCCCTGGCGCCGCGAATCCAGATGAGTTCTGGCAGAATCTCATCGCGGGCAAGGATAGTATCACGCGCTTCGAGAGCCGGGTGGAGAGCGACGGCTCGAAATATGTCGGGGCTCGCAGCATGATCGAGCATGCGGATCTCTTCGACGCTTCCTTCTTCGGGATCTATCCGAAGGAAGCCGAACTGATGGATCCGCAGCACCGGGTCTTCTTGGAATGCGCATGGGAAGCGATCGAACACGCCGGCTATGATCCCGGTGCCTATCCGGGCATGATCGGCGTGTATGCCGGCCTGAGCCTGAATACCTACCTGCTCCACAATCTGGGCAAGGCAAAGGAGCTGGCGAAGAACTATCAGGTGTCCGAGTACCAGACGATGCTCGGCAACGACAAGGACTTCCTGCCGGTACGCGTCAGCTACAAGCTGAACCTGCGCGGGCCGAGCATGACGATCCAGACGGCGTGCTCCACCTCGCTGGTGGCGATCTGCCAAGCGGCGACTTCCCTGCTGACCTACCAGTGCGATATGGCCCTGGCAGGCGGGGTTTCCATCAGCTTCCCGCAGCAGCGGGACTACCGCTATACGGAAGAAGGCATGGTTTCCGGCGATGGGACCGTGCGAGCCTTTGATGAAAAGGCCAATGGCACGGTCTTCGGCCACGGCTGCGGCGTCGTGCTGCTGAAGCGCTTGAGCGAAGCCGTGGCAGATCGCGACTCGATCCTGGCGGTGATCAAAGGTTGGGCGGTGAACAATGACGGCTCGGACAAGATCGGCTTCGCCGCGCCCGGGCTGAATGCACAGGCGGATGTGATCGCGCTGGCGCAAGCGTCGGCAGGGGTGAATCCACAGGATGTCTCCTACATCGAAGCCCACGGCACGGGAACACCGCTGGGAGATCCGATCGAGATCGCCGCGTTGACGAAGGCCTTCCGGGCTGGAGGGGCGACGGGCAATGGCTATTGCGCGATCGGCACCGGTAAGACGCATATCGGGCATCTGGATGTGGCGGCCGGCGTGACGGGATTGATCAAGACGATCCAGCAGTTCCGCCACGGGAAGATCCCGGCGCTGCTCCATTTCACCGCGCCGAACCCTCGGATTGATTTTGCCAATAGCCCGCTGGCTCCTGTCGCCGAAACCCGTGATTGGCTGCCGAACGGCTCGCCTCGCATTGCAGGGGTGAGTGCCTTCGGTGTGGGTGGGACGAATGCCCATGTGGTGATGGAGGAAGCACCGGCGATCGAGTCTTCTCCGGAAGGCAGGAAAAAGCAGCTTCTGGTGCTGTCCGCGAAAACCGCCACGGCACTTGATGCGATGGCGGAAAATCTTGCGAAGCATCTCGAAAGCAACGATCGGCTGGCCGATACCTCTTACACCCTCGCTACCGGTCGTCGTGCCTTTGCGTTCCGCCGCCACGTCGTCGCAGCGGATGCAGGCGAAGCCGTCGCGAAGCTGCGTGAAGCAGCCAAGAGCAACGCGGCACCGAAGTCCGCGAAGGTCGCATTCCTCTTTCCCGGCCAAGGTTCGCAATATCCCGACATGGGCCGGGCCATCTACGATTCCGAGCCCGCTTTCCGCGCCGCCGTGGATGAGTGTGCAGGACATCTCCAGCATCATCTCGGCCTGGATATCCGGGCCACGCTCTATCCCGCTGAAGGCGATCGGGCTGCCGCCGAGGAACGCATTCACCAGACCTCGCTCACGCAGCCTTGCATCTTCGTGGTGGAGTATGCGCTGGCGAAGCTTTGGATCTCCTGGGGCATCGAGCCATCGCTTCTCATCGGCCATAGCATCGGTGAATATGTGGCAGCGGTGCTCGCCGGAACCTTCAGTCTTCCCGATGCGCTCCGGCTGCTGTCGGTGCGTGCGCGGTTGATGCAGTCCCTTCCGTCCGGTGCCATGCTTGCCGTGCGCCAAGGCATCGATGAACTGGAGATGCCGAAGGATGTCGACCTCGCGGCGATCAACAGCCCGAAGCTCTGCACGGTGTCCGGCAGCCATGAAGCCATCGCGGCCTTCCAAGCTCAGCTTGAAGAGAAGAAGATCGCCTGCCGACAGCTCAAGACCTCGCATGGCTTCCACTCCGTGATGATGGAGCCCATCGTGGCACCCTTCACCGAGGAAGCGGCGAGAGTGACGGCGAATGCGCCAGGCATTCCTTGGATTTCCACTTGCACGGGCAAGGCCGTCGATGCCGCCACGCTGGCCGATCCCGCCTATTGGGCGCGGCAACTCCGGCATGAGGTGCGCTTCACGGATGCGCTGGCCACGGCCTTCGTGGACGAGGGTCTGATCCTCCTCGAAGTTGGGCCGGGCCAAGCACTTGCTCCCTTTGCCCGGCAGCATCCGGCACGCGGCAATAGCATTGTCATTTCCACCCTCCCCTCTTCTTCGGAAGACCTCGGTGATTTGCTCAATGCTGCCGGCGAGCTGTGGAAAAACGGCGCACCGCTCGATTGGTCGGCGTTCTTTTCCGGACAGGAGCGCGCACGCGTCCACCTGCCAACCTATCCCTTCGAACGCCAGAGTTTCTGGATCGACCGGTCGCAGGAAGCGGAGAACCCGCAACCAAGGAACGAGATTCAGAATTCGATTTCTTCTGCCGCCCCTGCTGTTTCACCCACTCCCCCCCAACCGATGTCAGCCCCCCTTGACCGCCGTCCGGGCCTCGCCGCAAAGCTTCGCGCGATCGTCCTCGAACTTTCCGGAGTCGCAGTCGATGACGACGGCGCCACCTTCACGGAGTTGGGTTTCGATTCGCTATTCCTGACCCAGGCCAGCCAAGCGATCCAATCGCGCTTTGGCGTGAAGATCACCTTCCGCCAGATGCTCGGCGACCTTTCCTCGGTAGCGAGCATCGCCACCCACCTTGATGCCGAACTTCCAGCCGAAGCTGCCGCAACACCAGCAGCACCTGCCGTGGCGGCGGCACCTGCCCCCCTGCCGCAGCCGGTGGCAGGAGGCTCGACCATCGAGCAACTGATGGCAAACCAGATCCAGCTGATGCAGGCACTGCTGGAATCGCAGCGTGGAGGTCCGCCAGCCGCAGCCCCGCTACCTCCGGCAAGCAACCAGCCTGAGGTGAAGTGGCCCGCGAATCATACGCGGACCACCGTGGCCAATGCCCGCTTCGGCCCCTACAAGCCGATCGACAAAGGCGAGAACGGCGGATTAACCGGGACCCAACAAAAGGCACTGGATGAATTGATTTCCCGCTACGTGCGGAAGACCGCCTCCTCGAAGGCGTATACCGCGGAGCATCGTGATCACTATGCCGACCCGCGTGCCGTGGCCGGCTTCAAGTCCTTGTGGAAGGAGATGGTCTACCCGATTGTTTCCGAGCGCTCCAAGGGCGCGAAGATCTGGGACATCGACGGGAACGAATACGTCGATATCACCATGGGCTTCGGCACTTACTTCTTCGGCCATTCTCCGGATTGGTTGGTTGAAGCCGTGGAGAAGCAGCTCAAGACCGGCATCGAAATCGGGCCGCAGTCGCCCATCGCAGGCAAGCTCGCAAAGGCGATCGCGGAGCTGACCAACATGGACCGCGTGACTTTCTGCAACACGGGTTCCGAAGCGGTCATGGCCGCAATGCGGCTGTCCCGCACGATCACCGGCCGCACACGCATCGCCTACTTTACCGGCGACTACCACGGCATGTTCGAGGAAGTGCTGGTGCGTGGTGCCTGGGTAGATGGCGTTTACAAGGCACAGCCGATCGCACCGGGCATCCCTCAATCGCTGGTGGAAAACATCCTGGTGCTTGATTACGCGGACCCGGCCTCGCTGGAGATCCTCCGTGCCCACGCCCATGAACTGGCCGCCGTGATGGTGGAGCCGGTGCAGAGCCGCGCGCCAGGGTTGCAGCCGCGCGAATTCATGCAGGAAGTGCGTGCGATCACAAAGGCGTCCGGCACCGCATTGATCTTTGATGAAGTGGTCACCGGCTTCCGCTGCCATCCGGGTGGCGCGCAGGCTTACTTCGGTGTCGAGGCCGACCTGGCCACCTATGGCAAGGTGATCGGCGGAGGCATGCCCATCGGCGTGCTGGCAGGAAAGCGCGAATACATGGACGCGCTGGATGGCGGTGCTTGGAACTACGGAGATGACAGCTTCCCGGAAGTCGGCGTGACCTTCTTCGCCGGCACCTTTGTCCGCCACCCGCTGGCACTCGCCGCAGCATGGCGCGTGGTGGAACATCTCAAGGGTGAAGGACCGCGCTTGCAGATCGAAGTGACCGAGCGTGTGGATCGCCTCTGCCGCACGCTCAACCAGCATTTCGAGAACATCGGCGTGCCGATCCGCCTGCCGCACTTCAGTGCCTATGCGGTGGTCGAGCACGCACCGGACCTGAAATATGCCAGCCTGCTCTGGTATTTCCTCCGTGAGCGCGGCGTCCACATCTGGGAGGGCCGGCCGCTCTATTTCACCACTGCTCATACAGATGAAGATCTCGACCGCGTGGTCCGCGGCTTCGTCGGTGCGGTGGAAGACATGCAGGCCGCGGGCTTCCTGCCTGCACCAGCCACCATCGGACACGAGGCGCCGGCGGTTTTCCCGCGTCGCGACGTGGCCGTGACCACCGAGGCCCAGCGCGAGATCTTCCACTCGCTCATGATGGGCGATGAGGCGAATTGCTCTTACAACGAGTCCAACATCATCCGCTTCGAGGGCGAGTTGGACACCGCCGCCCTGCACGCCGCCCTGCTCGACCTGGTGGTCCGGCACCCGGCCCTTCGCAGTACGATCAGCGAGGATGGGCAGCAGCAACTTTTCCACGCGGCACCCCGTGCGCTGGAAATTACGGAGCATGACTTTTCCGTGCTCACCGCGGATGCCCGGGAGATGCACTGGGCGCAGATCAAGGAAGACGAAACCCGCACGCCCTTCAACCTGACCCATGGCCCGCTGCTCCGCCTGCAATTGGCACGTCTGAGCCCGGCGTCCCACGAACTCCTTTTCACCGCGCACCACATGGTCTGCGACGGTTGGTCTTTCGGCATGCTCCTGATGGAGCTGGCGAATGCCTACAATGCCCGCAAGGCAGGCCGCTTGCCGATGCTGCCGCCCGCGATGTCTTTCGCCGACTACGCCCGTCACGAAGTCGCGAACAAGAACTCCGAAGACCGCATGCAAGCGGAGAACTTCTGGGTCGCGAAATTCTCCAATGGCGCTCCCGTGCTGGAACTGCCGACCGACCGCCCCCGCCCGCAGGTGAAAACCTATGCGGGTGCGATGGAAGCAATCACGCTGGATCCAGACCGCTATGCGCGCCTGAAGAAGGCATCTCCGAAGCTGGGCGGCACGCTCTTCGCCACCCTGCTTGGAACCTTCGCCACACTGCTGCATCGCCTCACCGGCCAAGAGGACCTTGTCATCGGCGTTCCCGCCGCCGGCCAGACGCGGATCGGCCGCGATGAACTGGTGGGCCACTGCCTGAACTTCCTGCCCCTGCGCTTGAACGCGACTGCCAACCGGCCTTTCCGCACTTTCGCGGCCGAGGTGAAGGAACAAGTTCTCGAGGCCTACGACCATCAGGACTACACCTTCGGCAGCCTTCTCAAGAAGCTGACCCTACCGCGCGACACCAGCCGTCTGCCCTTGGTCACCGTGATGTTCAACATCGACAAATCGGGCGTCGACCAGATCGGCTTCGATGGCCTGGGCTTCGACGTGGCGACCAATCCAAAACGCCACGTCAATTTCGACCTCTTCTTCAATCTCGTCCAAACCGACGGACGGATGATCGTGGAGTGCGAATACAACACCGACCTTCACGATGCCGCGACGATCCGTCGCTGGCTGGGCTGCTTCGAGCAACTGATCGAAAGCACGATCCAAGATGGAGATCTCCCGCTCCAATCGCTGCCCATCCTCAATGCGGAGGAAAGCCAGCGCGTGCTCGTCGACTGGAATGCGACGCAGCGCCAATATGCGAAGAGCGCCAGCCTGCCCTGCCTGATCTCCCAGGTAGCCGCTCGTCTTCCGGAGAAAGTAGCGCTGCGCTGCGGGGAGACTTCGCTCACCTATTCCCAGCTTGAGCAACGTGCCACCGAATTGGCCGCGCGTTTGCAAAGCGCCGGGGTGAAGCACGGCGATCTTGTAGGCATCCATCTCGAACGCTCGACCGACATGGTTGCCGGCCTGCTTGGCATCCTGAAGTGCGGCGCGGCCTATGTCCCGATGGATCCGGCATTCCCTGCCGAGCGCCTCGGCTTCATGGTGGAGGATGCCCACATGCCGGTCATCCTTTCGCAAACATCCCTCCATCGCGAACTCCCGGCTTCCAGCGCGAAGGTGCTGCTGACGGACGAGCTCAGCGGTGATGCGTCTTCCTTTGTCCCGATGGAGGTCGGCGCGGAGGATATCGCCTATGTGATCTTCACCTCCGGTTCGACCGGTCGTCCCAAGGGCGTTCGGATTCCGCATCGCGCCGTGGTGAACTTCCTGAATTCGATGCGCCGCGAGCCTGGCCTGACGCCGGATGACGTGCTGCTTTCGGTCACCACCCTCTCTTTTGACATCTCCGGCTTGGAAATCTTCCTGCCGCTGACTACCGGAGCCGAAACGGTGATCGCCACCCGCGAGATCACCATTGATGGCAACCGTCTCGCGGAATCGATCACCCGCCAGGATATTACCATCCTGCAGGCAACTCCTGCCACGTGGCGCCTGCTTCTCGAAGCAGGCTGGGCCGGAAAGGCGGGCTTCAAGGCGCTGGTCGGCGGTGAAGCCGTACCGCGTGATCTGGTGAACCGCCTCGCCGCTCTCTGCGGTGAAGTATGGAATGTCTACGGGCCTACCGAAACCACGATCTGGTCCACGACCGCAAAGGTGACATCAGGAGAGGGTCCGGTCACCATCGGACGCCCGATCGACAATACCCAAGTCTACATCGTCAACCCGGCGATGTTGCCTCAGCCTACCGGCATTGCAGGCGAGCTGCTGATCGGTGGTGACGGCCTGGCCGAGGGCTATCATGAGCGTCCCGACCTGACCGCAGACCGCTTCATTTCTACCCCGCTCCAGGGCGGCAAGCTCTATCGCACCGGCGACCTCGCGCGCTGGAACCCGGATGGAAGCATCGAGTGCCTGGGCCGCATGGACTACCAGGTGAAAGTTCGCGGTTTCCGCATCGAGCTTGGCGACATTGAGGCCCATCTCGAACAGCATGCTTCGGTCGCGCAGGCCGTGGCTCATGTTCACGATGGTCGTCTGGTCGCCTATGTGAAGCCGGGCGCAAATGGCAACCCGGGCAATGGCACGGCGATCTGGCAGGACCAATGGGACCTGCTCTACAAGTCCGCGATCGACCAATCCGGGAGTGAAAAACTGGACCGCCTTGACTCGGTGATCGCAGGCTGGGCTGGCATCGACGATATCGACGCACAGGTCAACGAGTGGATCGACATGACCACGATGCGTCTGCGCCAATACCGTCCGCGGCGTATTTTCGAAATCGGCTGCGGCACCGGCCAGATCCTCGCCCGCTTCGCACCCGAAGCCGAGTGCTACTGGGCCGCGGACATTTCCAAGGTGGCGATCGACGCACTGGCAAAGAGCCAGCCGCTTCCGCAGGTGAAGCTCTTCCACCGCCCCGCCGATGATTTCACGGAGATCCCGGAGCAGTATTTCGACACGGTAGTGATCAACTCCGTGGCCCAGTATTTCCCGGATGCCTCCTACCTCGCGCTGGTGCTGCAAGGCGCAGCCCGCACCCTCAAGCCCGGCGGGCGAATCTTCCTCGGCGACATCCAAGGCAATGCCTTGCTGGCGGCACACCACGCCGAAATTCTGCACGAACGGGCTCCGGCGGGAACCAGTTGCGGCCAGCTTCGTGACAAGCTCAGGCAGCGGCTCTCACGTGAGACCGAACTCTCGCTCGATCCCGCATGGTTTGATCGCGTGGACATTCCCGGGCTTGCCCATGTCGAGATCCAACTGCGACGTGGCAAGCTGGCGAACGAAACGACGACCTATCACTACGACGTGATCCTGCACATCGGCGAGAAACCACCGGTGCAACTGGTGACAAAGTGGCGTGAATGGCAGCGTCTGAATTTGGAACAGCTTGAAGCGATCCTGGCCGAAGGCCCGGAGGAGATCGCGATCTCCGGCATCCCGGACGCACGGCTCTCCTCACCACTGGGTTACCTGCGTGCGGTGGAGCATTCGCCGGAAGATAGCCCGCTGCCCTTCATCCCCTCCCCGCCATCATCAGCCGTCTCTGCCGAGGATCTCCATGCCGTGGCAGAAGCCAGCGGCTACCGAGCTCACGCCCGCTGGCGTGGCAACGGCACTGCGGGATTGATCGATGCGGTTTTCCTTCCTGCGGGCAATGCGAACCTGCCGCTCTGGCCAATCCAATCAACGCCAGCACCCCTCGCAAACGAGCCTTATCACGACAAGGCTGGTTCTCCGGGGGGAGACTTCACTCCGGAACTGCGCAAGCACCTCACGGGAAAGCTTCCGGACTACATGATTCCCACGGCATTCGTCGTGCTCGATCATTTCCCGCTTACCCCGAACGGCAAGGTGGACCGCAAGGCCCTGCCTGCTCCCGGAGCGAGCGATGAATCCCAAACACGCGAAATCACCGCGCCGAAAAACGAGACTGAACGCCAGCTCGCGGAGATCTGGGGGCAGGTGCTCGGCCTGAACGAGATCGGCACGCTGGACGACATCTTCGAACTCGGTGGCGATTCCATCCTGATCTTCCAGATTACCACCCGTGCCGCGCGCGCGGGGCTGACCCTGACACCCGCCCAAGTCTTCCGGCTTCGGAACATCGCCGCGCTGGCAGCGGAACTCAATACCGCTTCTGAAGCGGCTCCCGCAACAACCGCCATCCAGCGCGTCAACCGCGATGCCTATCGCCGCAAACTCTGA